The Kineothrix sp. MB12-C1 genome includes a window with the following:
- the ruvA gene encoding Holliday junction branch migration protein RuvA, with protein sequence MIAYIIGEVVDITEENLILEANNIGYNIKISSGTAGRLPRIGEEVKIYTYTHVREDAFLLFGFLTKDDLDIFKKLITVNGIGPKGGLAILSVMSADDLRFAIISADIKAISKAPGIGKKTAERVILDLRDKVSIEDAFMDKGTDGSALEAFSGETSARNEAIEALTALGYSSAEALKAVKQLNLTPDMDVEEILKMALKKMY encoded by the coding sequence ATGATAGCATATATAATAGGTGAAGTTGTAGATATTACGGAAGAGAATCTTATTCTGGAAGCGAATAATATCGGTTATAATATTAAGATTTCATCAGGAACGGCAGGACGCCTTCCGAGAATCGGTGAAGAAGTGAAGATATATACGTATACTCATGTGAGAGAAGATGCCTTTTTATTGTTCGGGTTTCTGACAAAGGATGATTTGGATATTTTTAAGAAGTTAATTACGGTTAATGGCATTGGTCCTAAGGGCGGGCTCGCCATTTTGTCCGTTATGAGCGCGGATGATTTGCGCTTTGCGATTATTTCTGCGGATATTAAGGCTATTTCGAAAGCTCCCGGAATCGGTAAGAAGACGGCAGAGCGAGTAATTTTAGACTTGAGGGACAAGGTCTCCATCGAAGATGCCTTTATGGATAAAGGAACCGATGGATCTGCGCTGGAAGCTTTTTCCGGCGAAACGAGTGCGAGAAATGAGGCGATAGAGGCCCTTACAGCACTCGGATATTCATCTGCTGAAGCATTGAAGGCAGTGAAGCAACTCAATCTTACTCCCGATATGGACGTGGAAGAAATTTTAAAGATGGCGCTGAAAAAGATGTATTAA
- a CDS encoding DUF4037 domain-containing protein yields MKGLELAERYYFAYGRPMLEEKFPDLVGKVAAGLVGQGSECLGFDDAFSMDHDYGPSFCLWLTKEDYEKYGCRLSEEYDRLPSEFEGLKGRIVSAGGQGRVGVHMISDFYYGLIGMEKAPDSLMEWMEIPESRLGLAVNGKVFEDPLGEFSAIREKLLSFYPEDVRLKKIAARAAVMAQSGQYNYARAMKRGEYVAAQLSLSEFIKTTISMVYLLNRKYTPFYKWMHRGMKDLPILSEIGDILNLLVEMGSQASAWEGTKTEDYLYLLNMNDQKVIIIEAVCNLVLQELVAQGFTQGEDNFLEHHVAKLMEGIADPYIRSLQIMEG; encoded by the coding sequence ATGAAAGGTTTGGAACTAGCTGAGAGATATTATTTTGCATATGGAAGACCGATGCTGGAAGAGAAGTTTCCTGATTTAGTCGGTAAAGTAGCGGCAGGCCTGGTAGGACAAGGATCGGAATGCCTTGGATTTGATGATGCTTTTTCTATGGATCATGATTATGGTCCATCTTTTTGCCTCTGGCTGACAAAAGAAGATTATGAGAAATATGGATGCAGACTGTCGGAGGAATATGATAGGCTCCCATCAGAATTCGAGGGGTTAAAAGGACGAATCGTTAGCGCAGGAGGACAAGGACGGGTCGGCGTGCATATGATTTCTGATTTCTATTATGGATTGATCGGCATGGAAAAGGCACCTGATAGCCTGATGGAGTGGATGGAAATACCGGAATCAAGGCTTGGACTCGCAGTAAATGGCAAGGTGTTTGAGGATCCGTTAGGAGAGTTCAGTGCGATTAGAGAAAAGCTCCTTTCTTTTTATCCGGAAGATGTACGCCTTAAGAAAATAGCGGCAAGGGCGGCTGTTATGGCACAATCAGGACAATATAATTATGCCAGAGCGATGAAGAGAGGGGAATATGTGGCAGCTCAACTTTCTTTGTCGGAATTTATAAAAACTACGATTTCTATGGTCTATCTTCTGAATAGGAAATATACTCCTTTTTATAAATGGATGCATCGTGGAATGAAAGACCTTCCCATATTGTCGGAAATCGGTGATATTTTGAATCTGCTTGTAGAAATGGGCAGTCAGGCAAGTGCCTGGGAGGGAACAAAGACAGAGGATTATCTTTACCTTTTAAATATGAACGATCAAAAAGTAATCATTATAGAGGCAGTCTGTAATTTGGTGCTTCAAGAACTAGTTGCACAAGGATTTACTCAGGGAGAAGATAATTTTTTGGAACATCATGTTGCCAAGCTGATGGAAGGCATTGCAGATCCTTATATCCGTTCTTTACAAATTATGGAGGGATAG
- a CDS encoding tetratricopeptide repeat protein, whose translation MNAEIFFKQLDELFQKNEIDKVEPYLLRELEKAREAEDYPGYIVIGNEMIGFYRSISSYKKAFDIAEDVLLLMEEIQLDTSEHFATTLLNTATAYRAAGELESAYRYYLQALKIYEELLAEDDYRFAGLYNNMSLLLEQMDKNEGAIELTEKALSIVRKLEGSEVQQATSLTNLALLYFKLDRAKDASEALKDALLLFEQAGNGDETDAHYSAALAGVGEAYYRMGDYKNALLSYEKALAEVKKHFGENQSYGVLCENCAAVCECLKEEEKAQQYRTKAEEIYQGLKVEQ comes from the coding sequence ATGAATGCGGAAATATTTTTTAAACAGTTGGATGAATTGTTTCAAAAAAATGAAATAGATAAGGTGGAGCCTTATTTACTCCGGGAATTGGAAAAGGCCAGGGAAGCGGAAGATTATCCCGGATATATTGTAATCGGCAATGAAATGATAGGGTTTTACCGCAGTATATCTTCTTATAAAAAGGCGTTCGATATCGCAGAGGATGTTCTTCTTTTAATGGAAGAGATACAGCTGGATACGAGCGAGCATTTCGCCACTACTCTTTTGAATACGGCAACTGCTTACCGCGCGGCAGGGGAGTTGGAGTCTGCTTACCGTTATTATTTACAGGCGTTGAAGATTTACGAAGAACTGCTTGCGGAAGATGATTATCGATTCGCAGGCCTCTATAATAATATGAGCCTTCTTCTTGAACAGATGGATAAAAATGAAGGAGCGATAGAACTTACGGAAAAAGCACTTTCCATCGTAAGAAAGCTGGAGGGCAGCGAAGTACAGCAAGCTACTTCTCTAACGAATCTAGCTCTTTTATATTTTAAGTTGGACAGGGCTAAGGACGCTTCGGAGGCGTTAAAGGACGCTCTTTTGCTTTTTGAACAGGCAGGGAATGGGGACGAGACAGACGCTCATTACAGTGCAGCCCTTGCCGGGGTCGGAGAGGCATATTATCGTATGGGAGATTATAAGAATGCGTTGCTTTCTTATGAAAAAGCGCTGGCAGAAGTGAAAAAGCATTTTGGAGAAAACCAAAGCTATGGAGTTCTTTGTGAGAACTGTGCGGCGGTCTGTGAATGTCTAAAAGAGGAAGAAAAGGCGCAGCAGTACCGTACAAAAGCTGAGGAAATCTATCAAGGGCTGAAAGTGGAGCAGTAA
- the leuD gene encoding 3-isopropylmalate dehydratase small subunit, which translates to MKSAKGTVFKYGDNVDTDVIIPARYLNSSDPAELATHCMEDIDKEFVEKVKKGDIIVADKNFGCGSSREHAPIAIKAAGVSCVIAETFARIFYRNAINIGLPIIECPEASKGIEAGDEVEVDFDSGMITNVTKGTKFQGQAFPEFMQKIIASEGLINYINNK; encoded by the coding sequence ATGAAATCAGCAAAAGGAACAGTTTTTAAATATGGAGATAATGTGGATACGGATGTAATTATTCCGGCAAGATATTTGAACTCCTCTGATCCAGCGGAGCTTGCTACTCACTGTATGGAGGATATCGATAAAGAATTTGTGGAAAAGGTAAAAAAAGGTGATATTATTGTAGCGGATAAGAACTTCGGATGCGGCTCCTCAAGGGAACATGCGCCGATTGCTATTAAAGCAGCCGGAGTGAGTTGTGTAATTGCTGAAACCTTTGCCAGAATCTTTTACCGTAATGCAATTAATATCGGGCTTCCTATTATAGAATGCCCGGAGGCTTCCAAGGGAATTGAAGCAGGTGATGAAGTGGAAGTAGATTTTGATTCAGGGATGATCACAAATGTGACGAAGGGTACGAAATTCCAGGGTCAGGCATTTCCCGAATTCATGCAGAAGATTATTGCTTCTGAGGGATTGATCAATTACATCAATAATAAGTAA
- the leuC gene encoding 3-isopropylmalate dehydratase large subunit: protein MGMTMTQKILAAHAGLDKVEAGQLIEADLDLVLGNDITSPVAIKEMEKMKVDSVFDKDKIALVPDHFVPNKDIKSAEHCKCMREFAYRNDITNYFEVGEMGIEHALLPEKGLTVAGDVIIGADSHTCTYGALGAFSTGVGSTDMAAGMATGKAWFKVPAAIKFNLIGKMSKWVSGKDVILHIIGMIGVDGALYKSMEFTGEGIKNLSMDDRFTIANMAIEAGGKNGIFPVDDLAILYMKEHSKKPYTIYEADADAVYEEEYTIDLSALQPTIAFPHLPENTRTIDEVKEDVAIDQVVIGSCTNGRLDDLRIAAEVFEGRHVKKGMRCIIIPATQSIYMQAMEEGLLKTFIEAGAVISTPTCGPCLGGYMGILAEGERCVSTTNRNFVGRMGHVKSEIYLASPAVAAASAIEGKISSPDRLQ from the coding sequence ATGGGAATGACAATGACCCAGAAGATTCTGGCAGCACATGCGGGACTCGATAAAGTAGAAGCTGGACAGCTGATAGAGGCGGATTTGGATTTAGTTCTCGGCAATGATATTACGAGTCCGGTGGCAATTAAAGAAATGGAAAAGATGAAGGTAGACAGCGTTTTTGATAAAGATAAAATTGCGCTTGTGCCGGATCATTTCGTACCGAATAAAGACATTAAATCGGCGGAGCATTGTAAATGTATGCGTGAGTTTGCATACCGCAATGACATTACGAATTACTTTGAAGTAGGGGAAATGGGAATTGAGCATGCACTTTTACCTGAAAAGGGACTTACTGTTGCAGGCGATGTTATTATCGGAGCGGACTCTCATACGTGTACTTATGGAGCACTCGGAGCATTTTCTACCGGTGTGGGGAGTACAGATATGGCGGCAGGGATGGCAACCGGAAAAGCATGGTTTAAGGTGCCTGCGGCAATTAAATTTAATTTAATAGGAAAAATGTCCAAATGGGTGAGCGGTAAAGATGTCATTTTACATATCATCGGAATGATAGGGGTGGACGGCGCTCTCTACAAATCTATGGAGTTTACCGGAGAGGGAATTAAGAACCTTTCCATGGATGATAGGTTTACGATTGCCAATATGGCAATTGAAGCCGGTGGAAAGAATGGAATTTTCCCTGTGGATGACTTGGCCATTCTCTATATGAAGGAACACTCGAAGAAGCCGTATACCATTTATGAGGCGGATGCGGATGCGGTCTATGAGGAAGAATATACGATTGATTTAAGTGCTCTGCAGCCGACAATCGCCTTTCCTCATCTTCCCGAGAATACGAGAACTATCGATGAAGTGAAAGAAGATGTGGCGATCGATCAGGTAGTTATCGGTTCTTGTACGAATGGTCGTCTGGATGATCTGCGTATTGCAGCAGAAGTGTTCGAAGGAAGACATGTGAAAAAGGGGATGCGTTGTATCATTATTCCTGCCACTCAGTCCATTTACATGCAGGCGATGGAGGAAGGACTCTTAAAGACCTTTATCGAAGCCGGTGCGGTAATAAGTACACCTACCTGCGGTCCCTGCCTTGGCGGATATATGGGAATCCTGGCAGAAGGCGAGCGATGCGTATCCACTACGAATCGTAACTTTGTAGGACGTATGGGACATGTGAAATCGGAAATCTACTTGGCTAGTCCTGCAGTCGCTGCGGCGAGTGCTATCGAAGGGAAGATTTCCAGCCCGGACAGATTGCAGTAA
- a CDS encoding LysR family transcriptional regulator yields MEQNLNLYQIFYEVANCRNFSIAAKKLYISQPAISKSIAKLEEHLHTALFHRSSRGVTLTTEGETLYKHVESAILSLRSGEDLLKSATSQGISHLSIGVSTTLCKYVLLPLLKDFIATNPNIKITISCQSTFETIADLKSGAIDIGLVGIPSGDISEASFISYLPIKTIEDIFVATDTYLAPFLHKNKADSYEFEAFFKEASFIMLDKENISRKHTDTFLNEHQFTLHNIIEVNNMDLSIEFARAGLGIACVINDFVKEDLKNGTLRELKLGHKVSKRQIGFAYPSKIPMTTSMNTLIQYYQMLM; encoded by the coding sequence ATGGAACAAAATCTCAACCTATATCAAATATTTTATGAAGTGGCAAACTGCCGCAACTTTTCTATTGCTGCCAAAAAATTATATATCAGCCAACCTGCCATCAGTAAATCGATTGCAAAGTTGGAAGAACATCTGCATACTGCTCTTTTTCACCGTTCTTCCCGTGGCGTCACCTTAACGACTGAAGGTGAAACTCTCTATAAACATGTGGAAAGCGCTATCCTCTCTCTGCGCTCGGGAGAAGATCTATTAAAATCTGCAACTTCCCAAGGAATCAGTCACCTTTCTATCGGTGTCAGCACGACGCTATGTAAATATGTACTCCTTCCCTTATTAAAAGATTTTATCGCAACCAATCCTAATATTAAAATTACAATATCCTGTCAGTCAACCTTTGAGACCATTGCGGATTTAAAAAGCGGGGCTATCGATATCGGTCTGGTAGGTATCCCCTCAGGGGATATCTCGGAAGCTTCTTTCATTTCCTATCTCCCGATTAAAACGATAGAAGATATTTTCGTCGCTACGGATACTTATTTAGCTCCCTTTCTTCATAAAAATAAAGCGGACTCATATGAATTCGAAGCATTTTTCAAAGAAGCTTCATTTATTATGCTGGACAAAGAAAATATTTCGAGGAAGCATACCGATACCTTTTTGAATGAACATCAATTCACTTTGCATAACATTATCGAAGTGAACAATATGGATCTATCCATCGAGTTCGCCAGAGCCGGCCTTGGCATCGCCTGTGTAATTAATGATTTCGTTAAAGAGGATTTGAAAAACGGAACGCTTCGTGAATTAAAATTAGGACATAAGGTTTCCAAACGTCAAATCGGCTTTGCATATCCATCTAAGATACCGATGACAACATCTATGAATACTTTAATTCAATATTACCAGATGCTTATGTAA
- the mgtA gene encoding magnesium-translocating P-type ATPase — protein sequence MKILRKSSVQLQQRKNESEKNLRNYAFLRLEDLYVTLSSSPSGLNAEQVEKRQEEYGKNVITSGQNNTMRHRLRESVINPFNIVLFIIALITLFTDVIYSSRPDYLTVSIILSLIALSSLVAFVQGERSNAAAEKLSKMISNKADVLRDGEQIEILIDEIVPGDIVRLSSGDMIPADIRFLSAKDAFVAQAALTGESNPIEKFADIRSALDDALTDIKNIGFMGSNMVSGSATGIVLATSNETYIGSMAESLSGDRAKNSFERGVDSVSRLLIRLMIIMVPVVLLINGFTKGDWSSAILFAITIAVGLTPEMLPVIMTSTLAKGAVSMSKHQVIVKTLGAIQTFGEMDILCTDKTGTLTEDRIVLERYMNASGEDDARILRHAYLNSHFQTGLKNLIDLAIINRAVENNLRSVLAAYTRIDEIPFDFSRRRMSVVLEDKSGKRQLVTKGAVDEMLDICSFVEWNDQIVELTEDMCKRVRITYEKHNADGLRMIAVAQKNEVPGIEVFSVDDECDMVLIGFVGFLDPPKESAQAAILALREHGVRTVVLTGDSEGVAVKVCGKVGVESEHFLSGKDVESMDDAALLAAVNTCNLFAKLSPSQKERVVKAFQANGHTVGYMGDGINDAPPLRQADVGISVDSAVDIAKETADIILLKKDLMVLEEGVIEGRKTFGNIVKYIKMAASGNFGNMISVIIASVFLPFLPMLPIQILTQNLLCDFSQMGIPFDNIDREYLLKPRKWETKSIQSFMAFMGPLSSVFDVLCFLVMWWMIGANGVKYAPLFQCGWFVFGTVSQVLVIHMIRTAKVPFIQSWPTGLLMASTTIIAIAALIVAFSDMAVGFDMVRLPLEFAPWLIILLVGYCLSTQLLKVVYIRRFGEWL from the coding sequence ATGAAAATTCTAAGAAAAAGCAGTGTCCAACTTCAACAAAGAAAGAATGAAAGCGAAAAGAACCTGCGTAACTATGCTTTTCTTCGTTTGGAAGACTTATACGTGACGCTTTCGTCTTCGCCCTCCGGTCTTAACGCTGAACAGGTTGAAAAGCGACAGGAAGAGTATGGCAAGAATGTAATCACATCAGGCCAAAACAATACCATGCGGCACCGACTGAGGGAGTCAGTTATAAATCCATTTAATATAGTGTTGTTCATCATTGCTCTCATAACATTATTTACAGACGTTATTTATTCCTCACGCCCTGATTATTTAACCGTTAGTATTATTTTATCGTTAATCGCTTTATCCAGTTTGGTAGCCTTTGTACAAGGGGAGCGTTCGAATGCGGCTGCGGAGAAACTGTCAAAAATGATTTCTAACAAAGCAGATGTCTTGAGAGATGGTGAACAGATTGAAATTTTAATAGATGAAATTGTACCGGGAGATATTGTACGTCTTTCTTCGGGAGATATGATTCCGGCGGATATACGATTCCTTTCAGCAAAAGACGCATTTGTGGCGCAGGCGGCGCTCACAGGGGAATCCAATCCGATCGAGAAGTTTGCAGACATCCGCTCAGCCTTAGATGATGCGCTGACTGATATAAAAAATATTGGATTTATGGGTTCTAACATGGTGAGCGGCAGTGCAACAGGAATTGTTCTGGCCACGAGTAATGAAACCTATATCGGCTCTATGGCAGAATCTCTGTCTGGGGACAGGGCAAAAAATAGTTTTGAACGCGGTGTTGATTCGGTGAGCAGGCTGCTCATTCGTCTTATGATTATCATGGTGCCTGTAGTACTGCTTATTAACGGATTTACCAAAGGCGACTGGAGCAGCGCGATTCTATTTGCTATTACAATTGCAGTAGGGCTTACGCCTGAAATGCTGCCGGTCATTATGACATCTACGTTAGCCAAGGGTGCGGTTTCCATGTCGAAACATCAAGTGATCGTCAAAACACTGGGAGCGATACAAACATTCGGAGAAATGGATATTCTATGTACCGACAAGACGGGTACGTTGACCGAAGACCGAATTGTATTGGAAAGATATATGAATGCTTCAGGCGAGGATGATGCCCGTATTCTTCGACACGCCTATCTGAACAGCCATTTTCAGACGGGGCTTAAAAACCTGATCGATTTAGCCATCATAAATCGAGCTGTGGAGAATAACCTTAGAAGTGTTTTGGCGGCCTATACGCGTATAGATGAAATTCCATTTGATTTTTCACGCCGCAGAATGAGTGTGGTTTTAGAAGATAAAAGCGGTAAACGCCAGCTTGTTACCAAAGGGGCGGTAGATGAAATGCTGGATATTTGTTCTTTTGTGGAATGGAATGACCAGATTGTTGAATTGACGGAAGATATGTGCAAACGTGTTCGAATTACCTATGAAAAGCATAATGCCGATGGCCTGCGTATGATTGCCGTAGCACAGAAAAATGAAGTGCCGGGTATTGAAGTTTTCAGCGTAGACGATGAGTGTGACATGGTTTTAATAGGATTTGTAGGCTTCCTTGATCCACCTAAGGAAAGCGCACAGGCAGCGATTCTTGCATTGCGTGAGCATGGTGTTCGTACCGTAGTTCTAACAGGCGACAGCGAAGGAGTTGCGGTGAAGGTTTGCGGTAAGGTTGGTGTCGAATCCGAACATTTCCTTTCAGGGAAAGATGTTGAATCAATGGACGATGCGGCGCTGCTGGCTGCCGTTAATACATGCAATCTTTTTGCGAAGTTGTCACCTTCGCAAAAGGAACGAGTGGTCAAGGCATTTCAGGCGAACGGGCATACGGTAGGTTACATGGGCGATGGAATTAATGATGCGCCGCCATTACGGCAAGCAGATGTCGGCATTTCAGTAGATTCTGCTGTTGATATCGCAAAAGAAACCGCCGATATAATCTTGCTTAAAAAGGACTTAATGGTACTAGAGGAAGGTGTAATAGAAGGGCGAAAAACATTCGGAAATATTGTTAAATATATTAAAATGGCAGCGTCCGGCAATTTTGGAAATATGATTTCCGTAATTATTGCTTCTGTTTTTCTGCCGTTCCTACCTATGCTGCCCATACAGATCCTGACGCAGAACTTATTGTGTGATTTCTCTCAAATGGGTATTCCTTTCGATAATATAGACAGGGAGTATTTACTGAAACCTCGCAAATGGGAGACTAAATCCATTCAATCATTTATGGCATTTATGGGACCGCTAAGTTCGGTATTCGATGTTCTATGCTTTTTGGTAATGTGGTGGATGATTGGGGCGAACGGTGTGAAATATGCCCCATTGTTCCAGTGCGGATGGTTCGTATTCGGTACAGTATCACAAGTTTTGGTTATTCATATGATCCGTACTGCAAAGGTTCCGTTTATCCAAAGTTGGCCCACCGGACTATTAATGGCTTCAACAACAATCATTGCTATTGCGGCTCTGATAGTTGCCTTTTCAGATATGGCAGTGGGGTTTGATATGGTTCGTTTGCCGTTGGAATTTGCTCCATGGCTTATTATACTTCTTGTGGGGTACTGTTTATCAACGCAGTTACTAAAAGTAGTTTATATACGCCGTTTTGGAGAATGGTTATAG
- the ilvC gene encoding ketol-acid reductoisomerase: MANIYYQEDCNLSILDGKTIAVIGYGSQGHAHALNAKESGCNVIIGLYEGSKSWAKAQAQGFEVYTAAEAAKKADIIMILINDELQAQTYRESIEPNLEAGNMLMFAHGFNIHFGQIVAPADVDVTMIAPKGPGHTVRSEYQEGKGVPSLVAVHQDATGKALDIALAYAAAIGGARAGVLETTFRTETETDLFGEQAVLCGGVCALMQAGFETLVEAGYDERNAYFECIHEMKLIVDLIYQSGFEGMRYSISNTAEYGDYITGPKIITEDTKKAMKKVLSDIQDGTFAKDFLLDMSQAGGQAHFKAMRKLATEHSSETVGKEIRSLYSWNNESNKLINN, encoded by the coding sequence ATGGCAAATATCTATTATCAGGAAGATTGCAACCTTTCCATCTTAGATGGGAAAACAATTGCCGTGATTGGTTATGGCAGCCAGGGACATGCACACGCACTCAATGCAAAGGAATCGGGATGCAATGTCATTATTGGTCTTTATGAAGGTTCTAAATCTTGGGCAAAAGCACAGGCGCAGGGATTTGAGGTATATACAGCAGCGGAAGCGGCTAAGAAAGCGGACATTATCATGATTCTCATTAACGACGAGCTTCAAGCTCAGACTTATAGAGAGTCCATTGAACCCAACCTCGAGGCGGGCAATATGCTTATGTTCGCACACGGCTTCAACATTCATTTCGGACAGATTGTTGCTCCGGCAGACGTAGATGTAACTATGATTGCTCCGAAAGGACCGGGACATACTGTAAGAAGCGAATATCAGGAAGGTAAAGGTGTTCCCAGTCTTGTGGCAGTGCACCAGGATGCAACAGGCAAGGCATTGGATATCGCTCTGGCATATGCCGCGGCAATCGGTGGTGCAAGAGCAGGTGTTCTTGAGACTACGTTCCGTACGGAAACGGAGACAGACCTTTTCGGTGAGCAGGCAGTTCTTTGCGGTGGTGTTTGTGCGCTTATGCAGGCAGGCTTCGAAACATTAGTGGAAGCAGGATATGATGAAAGAAATGCATATTTCGAATGTATCCATGAAATGAAGCTGATTGTAGATCTTATTTATCAGTCAGGATTCGAAGGAATGAGATATTCCATCTCCAATACTGCAGAATATGGTGATTACATTACAGGACCTAAGATCATTACAGAAGATACGAAGAAGGCAATGAAGAAAGTGCTTTCCGATATTCAGGACGGAACTTTTGCGAAAGATTTCCTTCTCGATATGTCACAGGCCGGAGGACAGGCACATTTCAAAGCCATGAGAAAATTAGCGACTGAGCATTCTTCTGAGACAGTAGGTAAAGAGATTCGCAGCCTTTATAGCTGGAACAATGAAAGTAACAAATTAATTAATAATTAA
- the ilvN gene encoding acetolactate synthase small subunit — MRKKVFQLLVDNTSGVLSRISGLFSRRGYNIESITAGETADARYTRITIVASGDDEILDQIEKQVAKLVDVRDIKVLEPDDSVYRELVLIKVKAEAKERQAVIAIADVFRAKIIDVASESLIIELTGAQSKIEAFISLLDGYDILELARTGITGLGRGSHNVTYL, encoded by the coding sequence ATGCGTAAGAAAGTATTTCAGCTTTTGGTAGATAATACATCTGGTGTTTTAAGCAGAATATCGGGTCTGTTTTCCAGACGCGGTTACAACATTGAGAGCATTACAGCGGGAGAGACCGCAGATGCCAGATATACAAGAATTACAATTGTAGCTTCGGGTGATGATGAAATATTGGATCAGATAGAAAAGCAGGTAGCGAAACTTGTCGATGTAAGGGACATTAAGGTTTTGGAACCGGACGACAGCGTGTATAGAGAACTTGTTCTCATTAAGGTGAAAGCGGAGGCGAAAGAAAGACAAGCCGTGATTGCCATAGCGGATGTATTCCGTGCCAAGATTATCGATGTTGCTTCAGAAAGTCTTATTATCGAATTGACCGGGGCACAGTCTAAGATTGAAGCTTTTATAAGCCTTTTAGATGGCTATGATATCCTCGAACTAGCAAGAACCGGAATTACGGGACTTGGACGAGGCAGCCACAACGTTACTTATTTATAA
- the ilvN gene encoding acetolactate synthase small subunit: MKRIYSVLVENRSGVLCKVAGLFSRRCFNIDSLAVGETDDSTVSCMTIVSSGDERTIEQIEKQLNKKLDVIKVKTFDESASISRELMLIKVKYNKNNRRDIMENCDIMKAQIVDMSKNMMIIQICDVPERIQLFINMLQSISIVEVARTGTLALQKCKDME, from the coding sequence ATGAAAAGAATATATTCCGTACTGGTAGAAAACCGCTCGGGCGTTCTCTGTAAAGTGGCCGGTCTTTTTTCCAGAAGATGCTTTAATATCGATTCTTTAGCCGTAGGAGAAACTGACGATTCCACAGTGTCTTGTATGACGATCGTAAGCAGTGGTGATGAGAGAACGATTGAACAGATAGAAAAACAATTAAATAAAAAGTTAGACGTTATTAAAGTAAAAACTTTCGATGAAAGTGCGAGCATTAGCAGAGAGCTTATGCTGATTAAGGTAAAATACAATAAAAATAACCGGCGCGATATTATGGAAAATTGTGATATTATGAAAGCTCAAATTGTAGATATGTCGAAAAATATGATGATTATTCAGATTTGTGATGTGCCGGAACGTATTCAGCTATTCATTAATATGTTACAGTCTATCAGTATTGTAGAAGTTGCGAGAACTGGTACTTTGGCCCTTCAAAAATGCAAAGATATGGAATAA